A window of the Tessaracoccus sp. MC1865 genome harbors these coding sequences:
- a CDS encoding serine/threonine-protein kinase yields the protein MEMIGRYRITGRIGSGSFATVYRGQDDTLDVPVAVKVLADNWATNDDVRARFLAEARLLRRISDERIVRVYDIGTTDRGQPYFVMDLANGGSLEQLRKRMVAPGLALRLCAEAARALEVLHRNQLVHRDITPGNILLTNSSGGVRVMLADLGVAKSLLDEYRDTMTAGTPAYMALEQANSSQLDQRSDIYSLACVTYALLTGRPPFPVKTLAELLSRNHTIGPAAIADQIGAPELLDQLMASALSPDPNRRPQTAAQFAEVLDRLADKLPGGDSYQPRPITSTTAVIGQMPSAPQPMGALISGGRQNGGSLPSRSETPASMLDNYIGRGRYAPKKSVETHSPWFYVWVTSSAMLLLGLTIWLTIYVLTR from the coding sequence ATGGAGATGATCGGGCGCTACAGGATCACCGGACGTATCGGGTCCGGGTCTTTCGCCACCGTCTACCGCGGCCAGGACGACACGCTCGACGTGCCGGTGGCCGTCAAGGTGCTCGCCGATAACTGGGCCACCAACGACGATGTGCGCGCCCGTTTCCTGGCGGAGGCGCGCCTCCTGCGCCGGATCTCGGATGAACGCATCGTGCGGGTCTACGACATCGGCACCACGGACCGGGGGCAGCCCTACTTCGTGATGGACCTCGCCAACGGCGGGTCGCTGGAGCAGTTGCGCAAGCGCATGGTGGCTCCCGGCCTGGCGCTACGGCTCTGCGCCGAGGCCGCCCGCGCGCTCGAGGTGCTGCACCGCAACCAACTGGTGCACCGCGACATCACGCCCGGCAACATCCTGCTCACGAACTCGTCTGGCGGCGTGCGGGTGATGCTCGCAGATCTCGGCGTGGCGAAGTCGCTGCTGGACGAGTACCGCGACACCATGACGGCCGGCACCCCCGCCTACATGGCGCTGGAACAGGCCAACTCGTCGCAGCTGGACCAGCGCTCGGACATCTACTCGCTGGCCTGCGTCACCTACGCCCTGCTGACAGGACGCCCGCCGTTCCCGGTCAAGACGCTCGCGGAGTTGCTCAGCCGCAACCACACCATCGGCCCGGCCGCCATCGCGGACCAGATCGGCGCCCCGGAACTGCTGGACCAGCTGATGGCCTCGGCCCTCTCGCCGGATCCCAACCGGCGCCCCCAGACCGCCGCCCAGTTCGCGGAGGTGCTGGACCGCTTGGCGGACAAGCTCCCCGGCGGCGACTCGTACCAGCCGCGGCCCATCACCTCGACGACGGCGGTGATCGGGCAGATGCCCTCCGCGCCGCAGCCCATGGGCGCCCTGATCAGCGGCGGCAGGCAGAACGGTGGCAGTCTCCCTTCTCGCAGCGAGACCCCGGCCTCCATGCTGGACAACTACATCGGCCGCGGTCGCTACGCCCCGAAGAAGTCGGTCGAGACACACTCGCCGTGGTTCTACGTGTGGGTCACCAGTTCCGCCATGCTCCTGCTCGGCCTGACGATCTGGCTGACCATCTACGTGCTCACGCGCTGA